A single window of Pseudomonadota bacterium DNA harbors:
- a CDS encoding adenine-specific methyltransferase EcoRI family protein, with the protein MAKKAQNSNLNKAKNSKKDEFYTQLSDIERELKHYKSHFKDKVVYCNCDDPRVSNFFHYFSYNFEKLGLKKLIATCYKSQNMDLFSQNDSEQAVYLEYEGDKNGNFKPDAEEIGIKPLNGDGDFRSEESIELLKQADIVVTNPPFSLFREYVSQLIEYNKKFVIVGHQNAIKYKETFPLIRDNKMWLGFGFKGGAAHFINKHYQDYATATDRKEGMIRVSGVHWFTNLDINKRHEDLILYKKYTPEEYPKYENFDAINVDKTKDIPMDYDGMMGVPITFMDKYNPEQFEIIGVGIANAGLEIGIQPYKPEHKKYRKEIQKRGAVDGDLYMIVDGVVTVPYTRIIIRNKRI; encoded by the coding sequence ATGGCTAAGAAAGCACAAAATAGTAATTTAAATAAAGCAAAAAACTCAAAAAAAGATGAGTTCTACACTCAGCTTTCGGATATTGAAAGAGAGCTAAAACACTATAAAAGCCATTTTAAGGATAAAGTCGTTTATTGTAATTGCGATGACCCAAGAGTTAGCAATTTCTTTCACTATTTTTCATATAACTTTGAAAAGCTTGGCTTGAAGAAGCTGATTGCTACTTGCTACAAAAGTCAAAATATGGACTTATTTAGCCAAAATGATTCAGAGCAAGCTGTCTATCTAGAATACGAAGGCGATAAAAATGGAAATTTTAAACCAGATGCTGAGGAAATAGGCATAAAGCCACTCAATGGTGATGGTGATTTCCGCAGTGAAGAAAGTATAGAGCTTTTAAAACAAGCAGATATCGTAGTAACAAATCCGCCATTTTCACTATTTAGAGAGTATGTTTCTCAACTAATTGAGTATAATAAAAAGTTTGTCATTGTTGGGCATCAAAATGCAATCAAATATAAAGAGACCTTTCCGCTAATTCGAGATAATAAGATGTGGTTAGGGTTCGGTTTTAAAGGCGGAGCGGCACATTTTATAAACAAGCATTATCAAGATTATGCAACTGCAACAGACCGTAAAGAAGGCATGATAAGAGTATCTGGGGTGCATTGGTTTACAAATCTTGACATAAACAAAAGACATGAAGATTTAATACTCTATAAAAAATATACTCCTGAAGAGTATCCAAAATATGAGAACTTTGACGCAATCAACGTGGATAAGACTAAAGATATTCCTATGGATTATGACGGAATGATGGGTGTACCGATTACGTTTATGGATAAATATAACCCTGAGCAATTTGAAATAATAGGGGTAGGCATTGCGAACGCAGGTCTTGAAATTGGGATTCAGCCTTATAAACCAGAACATAAGAAATATAGAAAAGAAATTCAAAAGCGTGGAGCGGTTGATGGCGACTTATATATGATAGTAGATGGTGTTGTAACCGTTCCCTACACACGTATTATTATTAGGAACAAAAGAATATGA